A genomic window from Punica granatum isolate Tunisia-2019 chromosome 2, ASM765513v2, whole genome shotgun sequence includes:
- the LOC116193647 gene encoding uncharacterized protein LOC116193647 translates to MAPKGENIIINWSDEMEFAFINIMLEKLRRAHSTTWKKTTWKEITAEMVNLFPEQQLCLQKVKDKHQRMKTNFTRFSEIVRHTGVGWDADTNTITADQDVWDMFAKKNRAYKAFRSKGCNHYDLQKQLFSSSVATGALRISSTDPPPTLEEERRLNEEFLSRGKGKGKQHVDLEEGFDDSDDLVQLQAEPMITESRRRAPKRRLSKSSQMQECMDLFRESYTKPQPQNTPPSAKRSKSVTSPEKPEKNSIEEALEELAKLKSRIPHSLYVKAANALLDPRARRLFMWFKEDDRHEWMMQLPHT, encoded by the exons ATGGCACCTAAAGGCGAAAATATCATCATCAACTGGAGTGATGAAATGGAGTTCGCTTTCATAAACATAATGCTCGAGAAGCTGAGAAGAGCACACAGTACAACATGGAAGAAAACTACTTGGAAGGAGATTACAGCTGAGATGGTAAATCTATTTCCCGAACAACAGCTGTGTTTGCAGAAGGTAAAGGACAAGCATCAGAGAATGAAGACCAATTTCACCCGATTCTCTGAAATAGTTAGGCATACAGGCGTTGGGTGGGATGCAGACACAAACACCATCACAGCCGACCAAGATGTTTGGGATATGTTTGCAAAG AAGAACAGGGCATACAAGGCATTTCGGAGCAAGGGCTGCAACCACTACGATTTGCAGAAGCAACTCTTTAGTTCTTCAGTGGCTACCGGTGCTCTTCGCATCTCCTCGACCGATCCACCTCCAACGTTAGAAGAAGAACGCCGATTAAATGAGGAATTCTTATCTAGggggaaggggaaggggaaACAACATGTCGACCTCGAAGAAGGCTTCGACGACAGTGACGACCTCGTCCAACTTCAGGCAGAGCCCATGATAACCGAGTCTCGACGTAGAGCGCCGAAAAGACGTCTAAGCAAGAGTTCACAAATGCAGGAATGCATGGACCTGTTCAGGGAGAGTTACACGAAACCGCAGCCACAGAACACCCCACCGTCGGCAAAGAGAAGCAAGTCGGTAACGAGCCCTGAGAAACCTGAGAAGAATAGCATCGAGGAAGCCCTCGAggagttggcaaaattgaaatCGAGAATCCCTCACTCCCTGTATGTGAAAGCCGCCAACGCCCTCCTTGATCCGAGAGCACGAAGGCTTTTCATGTGGTTCAAGGAGGACGACCGACATGAATGGATGATGCAGCTTCCTCATACTTGA
- the LOC116193538 gene encoding E3 ubiquitin-protein ligase ATL42-like, with protein sequence MIYCCLPNKTPFSHAKISVLSQDMDEIIRHIVPLIPPVFLLIILNLDLLDHRALVRAQLGRYYPSPNDASSNFKPSLAVVIGILTIMFTITFILLIYAKFCHRGRWVRDSSAGNNNNNNAVTRSRQFSGINKTVIESLPFFRFSSLRGSRAGLECAVCLSKFEDIEILRLLPKCKHAFHIDCIDHWLERHSTCPICRHRVSPDDPSIFAYSNSMRLLNSSHSERIQDPNSLEIFIEREEENTNGNGSSSRFNVGIGSSFRKLFKGSNNKNSSNDKDEESLINQEEANQMMLHKFKHRIVVSDVVFQNRWSNVSSSDLMFLNSEMLNAFSSDRFSALEPFKGNTNMAADHRVENDRNQMGRIKEEMDRKRIFESKLSSINKTGLISGPSTRPIADTGNQLSHTNGLNMVSDLEKRSQSEITAVSRFGDSTIGKSGRYSGGNRKEDRRRQLWLPIARRTVQWFANRERRSRSHQDSPDVNATRQTPDSIAV encoded by the coding sequence atgatatattGTTGTCTTCCCAACAAGACCCCATTTTCCCATGCCAAGATTTCCGTCCTCTCACAAGACATGGACGAAATTATTAGACATATTGTGCCTCTCATTCCTCCAGTTTTTCTACTGATCATCCTTAATCTCGATTTACTTGATCATCGTGCTCTTGTTCGGGCTCAGCTCGGACGGTATTATCCATCGCCGAATGATGCATCGTCCAACTTCAAACCGAGCTTAGCGGTCGTTATAGGGATTCTCACCATCATGTTCACCATCACCTTCATCCTCCTCATCTACGCCAAGTTCTGCCACCGGGGCCGGTGGGTCCGTGATTCCTCAGCAGgaaacaacaacaataacaatGCTGTCACGAGGTCCAGGCAGTTTTCGGGGATTAACAAGACCGTGatcgagtcccttcctttctTCCGGTTCTCCTCCCTCCGTGGTTCCCGTGCTGGGCTTGAGTGCGCGGTCTGCCTGTCAAAGTTCGAGGACATAGAGATCCTCCGGCTCCTGCCCAAGTGCAAACACGCATTTCACATTGACTGCATCGACCATTGGCTTGAGCGGCACTCCACCTGCCCCATCTGCCGCCATCGGGTAAGCCCGGATGACCCAAGCATCTTTGCCTACTCCAATAGCATGCGACTGCTTAACTCGAGCCACTCGGAGAGGATTCAGGATCCAAACAGCCTCGAGATCTTCATTGAACGAGAGGAGGAAAACACGAACGGGAACGGATCTTCGTCGAGATTTAACGTTGGGATAGGAAGTAGTTTCCGTAAACTCTTCAAGGGTTCAAACAACAAGAACAGTAGCAATGACAAGGATGAGGAGAGCTTGATCAACCAAGAAGAAGCCAATCAAATGATGTTGCACAAGTTCAAGCATAGGATTGTTGTGTCCGATGTTGTGTTCCAGAATCGATGGAGCAACGTGAGCTCCTCTGACTTGATGTTCTTAAACTCCGAGATGCTTAATGCATTCTCGAGCGACCGGTTCTCGGCCCTGGAACCATTCAAGGGGAATACCAACATGGCAGCCGATCACAGGGTTGAGAATGACCGAAATCAAATGGGGAGGATCAAGGAGGAGATGGACAGGAAGAGGATTTTTGAGAGCAAGTTGAGCTCAATCAATAAAACCGGCCTAATCTCAGGTCCTTCCACGAGGCCAATAGCTGACACTGGGAATCAGTTATCGCACACAAATGGTTTGAACATGGTTTCTGATTTGGAAAAGAGGTCGCAGTCGGAGATCACGGCGGTCTCGAGGTTTGGGGATTCGACTATAGGGAAGAGTGGGAGATACAGTGGAGGGAATAGAAAGGAGGACAGGAGGAGGCAACTTTGGCTCCCAATTGCAAGAAGAACAGTTCAGTGGTTTGCCAACAGGGAGCGACGGTCTCGCTCGCATCAGGACTCTCCGGACGTTAACGCAACGAGGCAGACACCCGATTCGATTGCTGTGTAA